In bacterium, a single genomic region encodes these proteins:
- the speE gene encoding polyamine aminopropyltransferase, which yields MFEEWIKDFATPYCAHSYKIKNLLYEKQSAYQNIKIVDSYQFGKMLLLDDIVQLTETDEFIYHEMLVHSPLLTHPEPGSVYIVGGGDGCTLREVLRHPVEKVTMVELDKEVVSICQEYLDISKDAYKDSRVNLIFAEASITLQNSKESYDIILVDSTDPIGEAVNLFTPQFYQTAARYLNDSGIIVTQSGSPIFQPNMLQMVVNNMKTVFPVVKVYTAIVPTYPGIYWSFTIGSKTFRPDEIKIEEIKRRINDRGLNFKYYTPEIHQGCFILPEFLKDIVSNKLPYGIFNSKDLIWKLENE from the coding sequence ATGTTTGAAGAATGGATTAAAGATTTTGCTACTCCGTATTGTGCCCACAGTTACAAAATTAAAAATCTATTATACGAAAAGCAATCTGCTTATCAAAATATTAAAATTGTAGATTCATATCAATTTGGTAAAATGTTACTTTTAGATGACATCGTTCAATTAACTGAGACGGATGAATTTATTTATCATGAAATGCTGGTTCATTCACCACTTCTAACACATCCTGAACCAGGTTCTGTTTATATTGTTGGTGGTGGTGATGGTTGCACTTTGCGTGAAGTTTTGCGCCATCCTGTTGAAAAAGTAACTATGGTTGAGTTAGACAAGGAAGTAGTTTCAATCTGCCAGGAATATCTTGATATATCAAAAGATGCATATAAAGACAGTCGAGTAAATTTAATATTTGCTGAGGCAAGCATAACTCTTCAGAATAGCAAAGAATCTTATGATATAATATTGGTAGATTCAACTGACCCAATTGGAGAGGCAGTAAATTTGTTCACACCTCAATTCTATCAAACTGCGGCTCGATATTTGAATGATAGTGGAATAATAGTTACACAGAGTGGGTCCCCTATATTTCAGCCTAATATGCTTCAAATGGTAGTCAATAATATGAAAACAGTATTTCCTGTGGTCAAGGTTTATACCGCAATAGTTCCAACTTATCCTGGGATCTATTGGAGTTTTACTATCGGTTCAAAGACGTTTAGACCTGATGAAATAAAAATTGAAGAAATTAAAAGAAGAATTAACGACAGAGGATTGAATTTTAAATATTATACACCTGAGATTCATCAAGGTTGTTTTATATTACCAGAATTTCTCAAAGATATTGTTTCAAATAAACTTCCATATGGAATATTTAATTCAAAAGATTTGATTTGGAAATTAGAAAATGAATAA
- a CDS encoding aminotransferase class I/II-fold pyridoxal phosphate-dependent enzyme: MLTQYQTPYFDAMIKYVEDKTLPFHTPGHKQGKGCTEKFRKFVGEEVLKLDLDIDDIENYEKVLEEAQLFTAQAYGADKSFFLVNGTTSGIHVMILSVCSSGDEIIVPRNAHKSIISGVILAGAVPVFIPSEMDEELHIPYNVTPEDVEEAIKKHPQAKAVIIVNPTYYGLTTDIEKIAQITHHYDKLLLVDEAWGAHFKFHPLLPTSAMEAGADMCVNSTHKLLSGMTQASMLHIKGKSINPARVKSILSLLQTTSPSCILRASLDCARMQMATEGEKLLTKTIELATKVRNEVNKIPGLSCFGKELIGKPGVYDLDPTRITITVKKIGCLGYEVERILQEQYKIKIEMSDLFNIVLIISIGDTEQDIDYLLFCLRDFTSKEEINTLKTQELSKKYSPLINFLHDLPEQVLTPHDAVFGKHKTIEFTHASGEISAELIVPFPPGIPLLFPGERISQGIIDYINLESKAGMRFNGPEAPTLKTIKVVR; the protein is encoded by the coding sequence ATGTTAACACAATATCAGACACCATATTTTGATGCCATGATTAAATATGTAGAGGATAAGACACTACCTTTTCATACTCCTGGACATAAACAAGGAAAGGGTTGTACTGAAAAATTCCGCAAATTTGTAGGAGAAGAAGTCCTCAAATTAGACCTGGATATAGATGATATAGAGAATTATGAGAAGGTGTTGGAAGAGGCACAATTATTTACTGCACAAGCCTATGGCGCCGATAAATCTTTCTTCTTAGTGAATGGGACGACAAGTGGTATCCATGTAATGATTCTCTCTGTTTGTAGTTCTGGAGATGAGATTATTGTTCCTCGCAATGCTCATAAATCCATTATCTCTGGAGTTATCTTAGCTGGTGCAGTCCCGGTATTTATACCCTCTGAGATGGATGAGGAGTTACATATTCCTTATAATGTTACCCCTGAGGATGTCGAAGAGGCAATCAAAAAACATCCTCAAGCAAAGGCAGTAATTATAGTTAATCCAACCTATTATGGATTGACCACGGATATTGAAAAAATAGCCCAAATTACCCATCATTATGATAAGTTACTTTTAGTGGATGAAGCCTGGGGAGCTCATTTTAAATTTCATCCTTTACTTCCCACTTCCGCTATGGAGGCAGGAGCAGATATGTGTGTTAATAGCACCCATAAATTGCTTTCTGGGATGACACAAGCATCTATGCTTCATATTAAAGGAAAGAGCATAAATCCTGCGCGAGTTAAGTCAATCCTTAGTCTACTGCAAACTACAAGTCCTTCTTGTATTTTAAGAGCCTCTCTTGATTGTGCTCGTATGCAAATGGCAACCGAAGGTGAAAAACTATTAACAAAAACAATTGAATTAGCTACAAAAGTACGAAATGAGGTAAATAAAATCCCCGGGTTGTCCTGTTTTGGTAAAGAACTAATTGGCAAACCCGGAGTTTACGATTTAGACCCTACTCGAATAACAATTACAGTTAAGAAAATAGGTTGCCTTGGGTATGAAGTAGAGCGAATCCTTCAAGAACAATATAAGATTAAAATAGAGATGTCAGATTTGTTTAACATTGTCCTGATTATAAGTATCGGAGATACTGAGCAAGATATAGATTATCTACTTTTTTGCTTGCGGGATTTTACTTCTAAAGAAGAAATAAATACTTTAAAAACACAAGAGCTATCTAAAAAATATAGTCCATTAATAAACTTCTTACATGATTTACCAGAACAGGTTTTAACTCCACATGATGCTGTCTTTGGTAAGCACAAGACGATAGAATTCACTCACGCATCCGGAGAAATTTCAGCTGAATTAATTGTTCCTTTCCCTCCTGGTATCCCTCTTCTTTTTCCCGGGGAAAGAATATCTCAAGGGATTATTGATTATATTAATCTTGAGTCTAAAGCTGGAATGCGATTTAATGGCCCCGAAGCCCCAACTTTAAAAACAATCAAAGTAGTAAGGTAA